The Euphorbia lathyris chromosome 8, ddEupLath1.1, whole genome shotgun sequence genome has a window encoding:
- the LOC136202122 gene encoding EIN3-binding F-box protein 1-like, with translation MPALVNYSGDDEFYSMGSLCTNPMDLGRFYSIASQLDIYSPPCKRARITFPFVFGSSDFAQKKKPSIDVLPDECLFEIFRRIPGGNERSACACVSKRWLTLLSSIRRSESCKTITSESVCNDVEMVSCDDNGEIESDGYLTRSLEGKKATDTRLAAIAVGTSGRGGLGKLLIRGSNSVRGVTNLGLSAIARGCPSLRALTLWDVPLVGDESLFEVANECHLLEKLDLCNCPSISNKGLIAIAENCPNLTSLSIESCPKIGNEGLQGIGKHCTKLQSISVKDCALVGDHGVSSLLSSATDGLSKVKLQSLNITDFSLAVIGHYGKAVTNLVLSNLQQVSEKGFWVMGNSQGLQKLTCLTISSCRGITDVSLEAVAKGCTNLKQMCLRKCCFVSDNGLVSFARAAGSLESLQLEECNRVTQSGIVGAISNCRSKLKALSLVKCMGIRDVASELVSSPCSSLRSLSIRNCPGFGSASLALVGKLCPQLQHVDLTGLCAITDSGLLPLLESCEAGLVKVNLSGCMSLTDEVVSALARLHGKSLELLNLDGCRKITDASLMAIAEHCLFLSDLDISKCAVTDPGLAVLSSADQLNLQVLSLSGCSSVSNKCFPFLKKLGRTLVGLNLKNCSSISSSTIELLVENLWRCDILS, from the exons AGTG GTGATGATGAATTCTATTCTATGGGCTCTTTGTGTACAAATCCCATGGACCTTGGTCGATTTTATTCAATTGCCTCTCAACTGGATATATACAGCCCTCCCTGCAAGCGGGCGAGAATTACTTTCCCATTCGTTTTTGGATCCTCTGACTTTGCGCAGAAGAAGAAGCCGTCAATTGATGTTCTTCCAGATGAATGTTTGTTCGAGATCTTTAGACGCATTCCAGGAGGCAACGAGAGGAGTGCTTGCGCTTGTGTCTCTAAACGATGGCTTACACTGTTAAGCAGCATTCGGAGATCTGAATCTTGCAAGACCATAACTTCAGAGTCTGTTTGTAATGATGTAGAAATGGTATCTTGTGATGATAATGGTGAAATTGAGAGTGATGGGTACCTTACCAGGTCTTTGGAGGGTAAGAAAGCAACAGATACGAGACTTGCTGCAATTGCTGTTGGTACTAGTGGCCGTGGGGGGCTAGGAAAGCTTTTGATCAGGGGAAGCAACTCTGTTCGAGGAGTTACCAACCTTGGTCTATCTGCAATTGCCCGCGGCTGCCCATCTTTGAGAGCTCTTACTTTATGGGATGTTCCTTTAGTTGGGGATGAAAGTCTATTCGAGGTTGCCAATGAATGCCATTTGTTGGAAAAGCTTGACCTTTGCAATTGCCCTTCAATTTCCAACAAAGGTTTGATTGCCATTGCTGAGAACTGTCCAAATTTGACTTCTTTGAGTATTGAATCGTGTCCTAAGATTGGCAATGAAGGCTTGCAAGGTATTGGAAAACACTGCACTAAGCTTCAGTCTatctctgttaaggattgtGCTCTTGTTGGAGATCATGGTGTATCAAGTCTATTGTCATCAGCTACTGATGGATTGTCAAAGGTGAAGCTTCAGTCCTTGAACATTACAGATTTCTCTCTTGCTGTAATTGGGCACTATGGAAAAGCAGTGACGAATCTTGTCCTCAGTAATCTTCAGCAAGTGAGTGAAAAGGGCTTTTGGGTCATGGGCAATTCTCAGGGTTTGCAAAAATTGACGTGCTTGACGATTTCTTCATGCCGAGGGATAACTGATGTCAGTCTTGAAGCTGTTGCAAAAGGATGCACAAATCTTAAGCAGATGTGCCTTCGTAAATGTTGCTTTGTCTCAGACAATGGGCTGGTCTCTTTTGCCAGAGCTGCAGGTTCTCTTGAGAGCTTGCAATTGGAGGAGTGCAACAGGGTTACACAATCAGGGATTGTTGGTGCAATCTCAAACTGCAGATCTAAGTTGAAAGCTCTTAGCCTGGTGAAGTGTATGGGAATTAGAGATGTAGCATCAGAACTAGTAAGCTCTCCTTGCAGCTCTCTTCGATCATTGTCCATTAGAAACTGCCCTGGATTTGGCAGTGCCAGTTTGGCTTTGGTAGGCAAGTTGTGCCCCCAGCTTCAGCATGTAGATCTCACTGGCCTGTGTGCAATTACAGATTCTGGGCTTCTTCCTCTCCTGGAGAGTTGTGAGGCAGGACTCGTTAAGGTGAATCTTAGTGGCTGCATGAGTTTGACCGATGAAGTAGTTTCAGCCTTGGCTAGGCTACATGGCAAAAGCCTTGAATTGCTGAATCTGGATGGTTGCAGGAAGATTACCGATGCTAGCTTGATGGCAATCGCTGAGCACTGCTTGTTTCTTAGTGATCTAGATATATCTAAATGTGCAGTCACTGATCCAGGACTTGCTGTCTTGTCCAGCGCAGATCAACTCAATCTTCAAGTCCTTTCCCTCTCAGGTTGTTCCAGTGTATCAAACAAGTGCTTCCCTTTCCTAAAGAAATTGGGCCGAACCCTGGTGGGGTTGAATCTTAAAAACTGCAGTTCTATCAGCAGCAGCACCATAGAGCTGCTTGTAGAGAATTTGTGGAGATGTGATATCCTTTCCTAA